GCAGGTCCCAAGGACGTAGCACGGCCGTCCGCGCCGACAATCGGGAAAGCAAAATATTACGTGGCCGGCAAGCGACGAAACCGTCCTGAAACCCGATTGCGGCCTTGCCGTGTGAACGCTGCCGGAACCGGTCGCGACTGATGACCACAACAACAAGGTTTTCGCTGGAGGCGGCAATGTCGGGTCACACCATCAAGACCGTTTGCAAGATCATCTGCGACGCGCGACGGACGGGACAATCGGAGCCGGCCGATCTGCACGACGAGGCCGGCCATCACCGCTATTACGGCAGCTCGGCCGAGAATGGCGGCGAGCGGATCGTGGAGAGCCGGCGCGGCAAACGCCCGCGCGTGCTCAACATCTTCGGTTTCTGAAGCATGATGCGGAAAGGTGTGCCGATCGCGCCGTGCCTGCTCCAAGGCAAATCCACAAAAGAAAAGGCGCGGCGGGGAAGCCCCGTCGCGCCCGATTTCTTGCTCGCTGGTCCAGGGCTGAGAGCGCCCCGATGCCAAGCCCTTGCTAGAGTAGGGCTTAGCGGGCGATCCCAGCGAGGTGACAGCGCTTGAGATAAGACACTGGATCACCTCCTTTCGTTGGTTTCGGGAGATTTCAATATAGGTTGTAAGGCCGCCACTGTTAAGGGGCGGCGCCGGAGGTGGGAACGGGTGCGGCGTTCGACATGGCGCGGTCCGGTTGGACGCGACAACCATTAAGCATCAGGACGTGTAATGCAGCCGATTTGCCGGGATGGATATCCAGGCCCTCTCGCCAAATCTTTGAAATCATTGGAGCGGGTGAAGGGAATCGAACCCTCGTATTCAGCTTGGAAGGCTGCTGCTCTACCATTGAGCTACACCCGCATCGGAGGCTCCCTAACACGGCCGGACGGCGGTCTCAACTGCTCCGAATGCCCGCTTTGCCGCCTCGCGCCGCCTGAACTCCCGAAATTTTTTCAAACCTGGCCAAGGATTCCGGCGTCTCGTTCGTCTGAAGGCGTGAATGCCCGGAAATCTCCTTCCGGCGCCCCGGCTTATGGGTGGAACTGCTATGGTAAAGCGCTTGCGATCGCGGTCATGGACGGGACCGGCCGCAGGACTGGGTGACGATCCCCATTGCGTCGCTCAATCCCGTCGGCCGTGAGGACAGGGTATGGGGCGCACCATTCAGCTCACGACGGCAGAGGTGACGGAGCCGCCGGACGGCGGCCCCACGGACAGCGACCTCGTCAGTCTGGCCACGCAGGGCAACCGGGCCGCATTCGAGGCCCTGTTGCGGCGTCACTACGACCTCATGCACCGCGTTGCGTGGCGCATGACCGGCTCCCGGACCGACGCGCAGGATATTTGCCAGGACGTTTGCTGCGCGCTGGTGGAACGGATCGCTTCGTTCAGAGGTGAGGCTAAGTTCACGACCTGGCTGGTCGGCATCGTGCGCAACGCCTGCCATGACCATCATCGGCGCCGTTCGACCTTCACGCGCTTCAAAGGCCATCTTGCCGTTCTGGCCGACATGGCGGCGCCGCCGGATGGCCGGGATCTGTTTCGTCGCAGCTGGCTCGCGAGCGAGCTGGCGCGGCTTTCGCCGCTGCTGCGGGAAACGGTCGTGCTCGTGGCCGGCGAAGGCATGACGCATGCGGAGGCCGCCGCGGCCCTCGGGGTCTCCGAATCGACCATCTCCGGCCGCATGCACGAGGTGAGGCGGCAGGCGGGTCTCGCAAAGGACATTGGCGATGAGTTCTGATCCCAACAGCATGCGTTTGCCCGATCCTCCGCCGCCGGCGGCAGAAGTACGCGACGCTGCCGTGCAACAGGCGTTGCTGCGCTTCGATCAAAAGAGTGCCGAGAACGGCCAAGGAATTCCGACCGACATCCGTCTCATCGAGCGAACCGTCGCGCCCTTGCGGCGGTCGCGCGAGAGGTCTGTCATGAGTCGTACGCGATATTTCCTGGCTGCCAGCCTGGCCTGCGTTGTTGCCGGGACGGGCGCCTATCTCCATCTCATGCGGTCGTCGCAGGACGTCGCCGCACCCATCGAACAGAAGCTGGCGAGCAACGAGGTCGCTCAGGCTCCTTCGACAGTGCAGGCAAAGAAGGAAAGCGACAGCCCGGCCCGGCCGCAAGCGCCGGTCGAAGCCTCTCCGGCCGCAAAGCCCATCCAGGAAGCCGCCGCGCCTGCGGTTACGGCGGCGCCGCCTCCCGCCAGACCGCACGCGGAGAGCCAGGTCGCCAGCAGGGCCGCTCCTCAGGCATTTTCCGCGAGGGCGCCCGACCAGGTGCGGGGTCTCATTCCGTTTGGTGACGCGCGCAGCCGCCATGGCATCACTGCTGACGGCGGCACGCGCATGTCGCCGTCAGCATCTGTGCGTCAGGCGGCGCCGGTCGACGTCTTGCGCGACCACAGCCAGCGCGAACACGAGCCTGTCGGCCGCGACAAGTTTGCGAATGCGCCGGAGAACGCCTTCAAGGTCGCGCGCGATGTGCCCGTCTCGACATTCTCGATCGACGTCGATACGGCGTCGTACGCGTTCGTCCGCGCACAGCTCAACCGCAACATCCTGCCGCCGGCCGCCTCCGTCCGGACCGAGGAGCTGATCAATTACTTCCCCTATGCCTATGAAGCGCCCGCATCGGCGAACGAGCCATTCCGGGCCAACGTTGCCGTGTTTCCGAACCCCTGGGCGGAAGGCCGCAAGCTCATCCGCATCGGCGTCAAGGGATATGCGCTGCAACAGACGAGCCGGCCGCGCGCCAATCTCGTCTTCCTGATCGATACGTCGGGCTCGATGCAGCCGCAGAACCGGTTGCCGCTCGTGAAACAGTCGCTTGCCATGCTGGTCACCCAGCTGCAACCCGAGGACCGCATCGCGATCGTGACCTATGCCGGGAATGCCGACACGGCGCTCGAGCCCACCTCCGTCTCCGAGAAAGCGAAGATCCTCGCGACGATTGATCGGCTCGAGGCGGGCGGCAGCACGGCCGGGGCCGAAGGCATCAGGCAGGCCTATACGCTTGCGGCGCAGAACTTCGACGCCGGCGGCGTCAACCGCGTCATCCTCGCGACCGACGGCGACTTCAATGTGGGGATCACGAACCAGGGCGAATTGAAGAGTTTCGTCGAGCGCCAGCGGGAAAAGGGCATTTTCCTGTCCGTGCTCGGTGTCGGTGCCGGCAATTACAACGACGCGCTGGCGCAGACATTGGCGCAGAACGGCAATGGCGTGGCTGCCTACATCGATACGATCAACGAGGCGCGCAAGGTGCTGGTCGAAGAGGCGAGTTCGACGCTGTTTCCGATCGGCAAGGATGTGAAGATCCAGATCGAGTTCAATCCCGCAGCGGTCGCCGAATATCGGCTCATCGGCTACGAGACCAGACTTCTCAATCGCGACGATTTCGCCAACGACAAGGTCGATGCCGGCGACGTCGGCTCGGGGCAAACCGTGACGGCGCTCTACGACATCGTGCCCGTCGGCGGGCCTCGGCTGGTCGACGATCTTCGATATGGTGC
This genomic stretch from Bradyrhizobium sp. CCGB12 harbors:
- a CDS encoding VWA domain-containing protein translates to MSRTRYFLAASLACVVAGTGAYLHLMRSSQDVAAPIEQKLASNEVAQAPSTVQAKKESDSPARPQAPVEASPAAKPIQEAAAPAVTAAPPPARPHAESQVASRAAPQAFSARAPDQVRGLIPFGDARSRHGITADGGTRMSPSASVRQAAPVDVLRDHSQREHEPVGRDKFANAPENAFKVARDVPVSTFSIDVDTASYAFVRAQLNRNILPPAASVRTEELINYFPYAYEAPASANEPFRANVAVFPNPWAEGRKLIRIGVKGYALQQTSRPRANLVFLIDTSGSMQPQNRLPLVKQSLAMLVTQLQPEDRIAIVTYAGNADTALEPTSVSEKAKILATIDRLEAGGSTAGAEGIRQAYTLAAQNFDAGGVNRVILATDGDFNVGITNQGELKSFVERQREKGIFLSVLGVGAGNYNDALAQTLAQNGNGVAAYIDTINEARKVLVEEASSTLFPIGKDVKIQIEFNPAAVAEYRLIGYETRLLNRDDFANDKVDAGDVGSGQTVTALYDIVPVGGPRLVDDLRYGAQAPANGASPAEYAFVKIRYKLPRSDRSMLISTPVDRASEHGRFEDAPLDARFATSVAAFGEILRGGKHTGQFGYDDVLRIASAARGDDPYGYRSEFLQLVRAAKTASAMQPLRP
- a CDS encoding RNA polymerase sigma factor; this translates as MGRTIQLTTAEVTEPPDGGPTDSDLVSLATQGNRAAFEALLRRHYDLMHRVAWRMTGSRTDAQDICQDVCCALVERIASFRGEAKFTTWLVGIVRNACHDHHRRRSTFTRFKGHLAVLADMAAPPDGRDLFRRSWLASELARLSPLLRETVVLVAGEGMTHAEAAAALGVSESTISGRMHEVRRQAGLAKDIGDEF